The Candidatus Obscuribacterales bacterium genome contains a region encoding:
- a CDS encoding inositol monophosphatase family protein: protein MHYLSVDQAQKIRWLVRDCGQQAKQLAAEQFQVFEKGKDDYVTSVDRLLDQRLSEAFRAMFPQDGLVTEENSASRQVFHGSHRRLWCIDPIDGTDDFIHGRLYYSVMVGLLEGSQPTAGWIYAPTLDRLYYGGLDWGVFQAGGDRLPEAITPVEPPLSASNCPMLIGDKDRHQFGDAIQRAVPAVQFRTLGSFGLKVMEVVTGRAGLYLYLNRRVKLWDTVGPLALAQAAGLTCCDLDGQPIGFTTDCLDPETLAHHQTILVGWPHYIEALRSPIRQAFLAQSA from the coding sequence ATGCACTATCTCTCGGTTGACCAAGCGCAAAAGATCCGCTGGTTGGTCAGAGATTGTGGTCAACAGGCCAAACAATTAGCAGCCGAACAGTTTCAGGTCTTCGAAAAAGGCAAAGATGACTATGTGACCAGTGTCGATCGCCTGCTCGACCAACGATTGTCGGAAGCCTTTCGGGCAATGTTTCCCCAGGATGGCTTGGTGACGGAAGAGAATAGTGCATCGCGGCAGGTGTTTCACGGGAGTCACCGTCGCCTTTGGTGCATTGATCCCATTGACGGTACCGATGACTTTATCCATGGGCGACTCTATTACTCGGTGATGGTGGGGTTGCTAGAGGGTAGCCAACCGACGGCCGGCTGGATCTATGCACCGACCCTCGATCGTCTTTATTATGGTGGGCTAGACTGGGGCGTGTTTCAGGCAGGGGGCGATCGCCTCCCCGAAGCCATCACCCCCGTTGAGCCACCGCTCTCAGCATCTAATTGCCCTATGTTGATTGGCGACAAAGATCGCCATCAATTTGGTGATGCCATTCAAAGGGCGGTGCCCGCCGTGCAGTTTCGGACCCTAGGCAGCTTTGGCCTAAAGGTGATGGAAGTGGTCACGGGGCGGGCAGGGCTTTACCTCTACCTCAACCGCCGCGTTAAGCTATGGGACACCGTGGGGCCCCTAGCCCTAGCACAAGCCGCTGGTCTAACCTGCTGTGATCTCGACGGACAACCCATTGGCTTTACCACCGATTGTCTTGATCCCGAGACCTTAGCCCATCATCAAACCATTTTGGTGGGCTGGCCTCACTATATTGAGGCCTTGCGATCGCCCATCCGCCAGGCATTTCTAGCCCAGTCTGCCTAA
- a CDS encoding DUF1257 domain-containing protein — protein sequence MSHFSTLRTKISDAEILKSSLRDLGIGVKNNADVRGYNGQRVRADIVATLEGEYDLGWSRNADGSFDLIADLWGVAKKHNQTELINSINQKYAVNKTLAEVKRPGLQNANVKLVVQK from the coding sequence ATGTCTCACTTTAGCACCCTGCGTACCAAGATCAGTGACGCTGAAATCCTCAAGTCTTCCCTACGGGATCTCGGCATCGGCGTCAAAAATAATGCTGATGTTCGTGGCTACAATGGCCAACGTGTACGGGCTGACATCGTAGCTACCCTCGAAGGTGAATACGATCTAGGCTGGTCTCGTAACGCTGATGGTTCCTTCGACCTAATCGCTGATCTTTGGGGTGTAGCCAAAAAGCACAACCAAACCGAATTGATTAACTCCATTAACCAAAAGTACGCTGTGAACAAGACCTTGGCTGAAGTCAAGCGTCCTGGGTTGCAAAACGCTAACGTTAAGCTGGTCGTTCAAAAGTAA
- a CDS encoding AAA family ATPase — protein sequence MKEELRILVQAQYPLIYLVTSEEERAEQAIATIAQTKPQRRVFIWTVTHGIVEYGQPRSTTQHNTVSPEAAVEWVIRQKEPGIYVLKDLHPFVDSPAVTRWLRDAIASFKESQKTIVLMSPVQQVPVELEKEVVVLDYPLPSMTELNQVLSQHLDQVRSRRITTEVREKLLKAALGLTRDEADRVYRKAQVTTGRLTEAEVDIVLSEKKQLIRRNGILEFIEEDETLDAVGGLEELKRWLKQRSNAFTERAREYGLPQPKGMLILGVPGCGKSLIAKTTSRLWGLPLLRLDMGRVYDGSTVGKSEANLRNALKTAESISPAILFIDEIDKAFAGGAGSADSDGGTSSRIFGSFLTWMQEKQSPVFVMATANRVERLPGEFLRKGRFDEIFFVDLPTTEERQEIFRIHLSKRRPDITHFDLGQLAKVCDGFSGAEIEQALIAAMYDAFAKGRDFNQLDIIAAVKATLPLSKTMSEQVTALRDWARQRARPAASSFAEYMQMES from the coding sequence ATGAAAGAAGAGCTCCGCATTCTCGTTCAAGCTCAGTACCCGCTGATCTACCTGGTAACCTCCGAAGAGGAGCGTGCAGAGCAGGCGATCGCGACTATTGCCCAGACCAAGCCACAGCGGCGTGTGTTTATTTGGACGGTCACCCACGGCATCGTGGAATACGGTCAACCCCGCAGCACCACGCAGCACAACACCGTATCCCCTGAAGCTGCTGTTGAATGGGTCATTCGCCAAAAAGAACCAGGAATCTACGTTCTCAAGGATCTCCATCCGTTTGTTGATTCGCCTGCCGTTACCCGCTGGCTCCGAGATGCGATCGCTAGCTTCAAAGAATCCCAAAAAACCATTGTTTTGATGTCGCCGGTGCAGCAGGTGCCCGTCGAGCTAGAGAAGGAAGTCGTCGTGCTCGACTATCCTCTGCCGAGCATGACCGAGCTGAATCAGGTGCTATCCCAACATCTCGACCAAGTGCGATCGCGGCGCATTACCACCGAAGTTCGGGAGAAGCTCTTGAAAGCAGCTCTAGGGCTAACCCGTGATGAAGCCGATCGGGTCTACCGCAAGGCACAGGTCACCACTGGACGCCTAACCGAAGCAGAGGTTGATATTGTTCTCTCTGAGAAAAAGCAGCTCATTCGGCGCAACGGCATTCTAGAGTTTATCGAAGAGGATGAAACCCTAGACGCGGTGGGCGGCTTAGAGGAGCTGAAGCGCTGGCTCAAGCAACGGTCTAATGCGTTTACCGAGCGAGCCCGGGAATATGGCTTGCCTCAGCCAAAGGGAATGCTGATTTTGGGCGTACCTGGCTGTGGTAAATCATTGATTGCTAAGACCACCTCTCGCCTGTGGGGATTGCCCCTCCTGCGATTGGATATGGGGCGGGTCTATGATGGTTCAACCGTGGGTAAATCGGAAGCCAACCTACGCAACGCCCTGAAAACTGCCGAGTCAATTTCTCCCGCAATTCTGTTCATCGATGAAATTGACAAAGCGTTTGCTGGGGGCGCAGGATCTGCCGACTCGGATGGTGGCACTTCTAGCCGCATTTTTGGTTCGTTCCTCACCTGGATGCAGGAAAAGCAGTCGCCCGTGTTTGTGATGGCAACGGCAAACCGAGTGGAGCGATTACCCGGTGAGTTCCTCCGCAAGGGACGGTTCGATGAAATCTTCTTCGTTGATCTACCAACAACAGAAGAACGCCAAGAAATTTTCAGAATTCATTTATCCAAGCGACGGCCCGACATTACTCACTTCGATCTGGGCCAGCTTGCCAAAGTTTGTGACGGGTTCTCGGGAGCAGAGATCGAACAAGCGCTGATTGCAGCCATGTACGATGCCTTTGCCAAGGGGCGTGACTTCAACCAGCTCGATATTATCGCAGCGGTGAAGGCAACTCTGCCCCTCTCGAAGACCATGAGTGAGCAGGTGACCGCCCTGCGCGACTGGGCAAGGCAACGCGCCCGCCCTGCCGCCTCATCCTTTGCAGAGTACATGCAAATGGAGTCATAA
- the nrdJ gene encoding ribonucleoside-triphosphate reductase, adenosylcobalamin-dependent codes for MIQSRISPQRQDNPDQTRQASQFPDYAPAANSVFYRTYSRRGEDGANLRETWKQVCDRTLNGLKELGQLTDEEAALIERMQTELKALPSGRWLWVGGTDWIKKPENFSGAYNCTSTNVDDWRAFGLMMDLAMMGCGTGAVLEPHYIGKLPAIRNLLTVDMQGEIGATPVSDRQEETRVTIEGDRVVIQVGDSRQGWVKSYQTVLELASDERFNAAVQVTIDLSDVRPAGERLKGFGGMANPIRLPKLYARCATILNKAIGRQLTSVECCLLIDEAAACVVAGNIRRSAGMRQFAEGDEVAASAKENLWQQDENGNWRIDPERDVLRMANHTRVFHHKPSLDECTAAVRKQYYSGEGAIQWAGEAERRAQGEGRYGLNPCVTADTWVHTGDGPRQVKDLIGQQHSTYVNGELFSTTPEGFFYSGTKPVLKLSTKDGRALRLTGNHKVLKVTAQTQKAQYTEWVEADTLQPGDRILLHNHRTLQPWDGNGTFEAGWLLGSLLGDGSLAKTQWNDVAVLRYWETSQVEMSEYAIAALQTTVDYERRTAEACYHQQLKHRVVGSTGLAKLAADFGITQGHKTVTPQIEQGSYDFYRGFLRGLFDADGSVQGSQAKGISVRLAQSNLSILEAVQRMLARLGIIAKLYQERRPAGDRLLPDSDRNLAPYPCQAQHELIIAKDNLQVFQQLIGFQEPAKAAKLADLLDGYKRNLNRERFTTTVADVVADGVEAVYDCTVPGPNRFDANGFVAHNCGEIIGQQFHCNLAEIHLNQLDPNNLQEQEAAFTAGALAVATLLNHQFVEPRYRQSRLEDPIVGVSFTGLFDFFVNAFGVEWLHWWTEGRPDTVRGLEFKAQEQAYLSRWKDIVHQVVWDYCDRHGIKRPNRCTTVQPAGTKSLLTGASPGWHPPKAQRFIRRITFRKDDPVALACRDYGYSLIPSQSDKDETGNLLNDPFDPRCTEWLVELPVEVPWANIPGADQVDISKFSALAQFDFYMQVQQHYTTHNTSATIELREPEIEPLATRIYEAIRDDQGYISAALLARFDDLQTFPRLPFEPVDKATYEELRQQVLQRQQTDDFYAALCRYDAGELMEAGPAGCDSDKCMMPEQKPG; via the coding sequence ATGATCCAATCCCGCATATCGCCCCAACGGCAGGACAATCCAGATCAAACCCGCCAGGCCAGTCAATTTCCAGACTACGCCCCTGCCGCCAACTCGGTGTTTTATCGCACCTATAGCCGCCGTGGAGAAGACGGAGCCAATTTACGCGAAACCTGGAAACAGGTGTGCGATCGCACCCTGAATGGGCTGAAGGAATTGGGCCAGCTAACCGACGAGGAAGCGGCTCTCATCGAGCGCATGCAAACCGAGTTGAAGGCCCTTCCCTCCGGCCGTTGGCTATGGGTGGGCGGCACCGACTGGATTAAGAAGCCAGAGAATTTCTCGGGAGCCTACAACTGCACCAGCACCAATGTGGACGACTGGCGTGCCTTTGGGCTGATGATGGACTTGGCAATGATGGGCTGCGGCACCGGAGCTGTGCTGGAGCCGCACTATATCGGCAAGCTGCCGGCCATTCGTAACCTGCTCACCGTTGACATGCAGGGCGAAATCGGTGCAACGCCGGTGAGCGATCGCCAAGAGGAAACCCGCGTCACCATCGAGGGCGATCGCGTGGTGATCCAAGTGGGCGATAGCCGTCAGGGTTGGGTCAAGTCCTACCAAACGGTGTTGGAGCTGGCCAGCGATGAACGCTTCAACGCCGCCGTGCAGGTGACCATTGACCTCAGCGATGTCCGCCCGGCTGGAGAACGCCTCAAGGGGTTTGGAGGCATGGCTAACCCCATCCGCCTACCGAAGCTCTACGCCCGCTGTGCGACCATTCTCAATAAAGCGATCGGCCGGCAGTTGACCTCGGTGGAATGCTGCTTGCTGATCGACGAAGCCGCGGCCTGCGTGGTGGCAGGTAACATTAGGCGCAGTGCGGGGATGCGTCAGTTTGCTGAAGGTGACGAAGTTGCTGCCAGCGCGAAAGAAAATTTATGGCAGCAAGATGAAAACGGGAATTGGCGCATTGATCCAGAGCGGGATGTGTTGCGCATGGCCAACCACACCCGAGTGTTTCACCACAAGCCCAGCCTAGACGAATGTACGGCGGCGGTGCGTAAGCAGTATTACTCTGGTGAAGGCGCAATTCAATGGGCTGGAGAGGCGGAACGTCGAGCCCAGGGAGAGGGGCGCTATGGACTCAATCCTTGTGTGACGGCGGATACCTGGGTACACACGGGGGATGGGCCTCGGCAAGTTAAAGATCTGATTGGGCAGCAACACAGCACCTACGTAAATGGAGAGCTGTTCAGCACAACCCCCGAAGGCTTTTTCTATTCGGGTACAAAGCCTGTTCTTAAACTTTCTACTAAGGATGGGCGAGCTCTGCGGCTAACCGGCAATCACAAAGTGCTGAAAGTGACGGCCCAAACCCAAAAGGCTCAGTATACCGAATGGGTCGAGGCAGACACCTTACAGCCTGGCGATCGCATCCTGCTACACAATCATCGAACCTTGCAGCCCTGGGACGGTAACGGCACGTTTGAGGCTGGCTGGCTTTTGGGAAGCTTGTTGGGAGATGGCAGCTTGGCGAAAACGCAATGGAACGACGTAGCCGTGCTTCGCTACTGGGAAACGTCCCAAGTGGAGATGAGTGAGTATGCGATCGCTGCCTTGCAAACAACGGTTGACTACGAAAGACGGACAGCAGAGGCTTGCTACCATCAACAACTCAAGCATCGAGTTGTCGGATCTACAGGTCTTGCGAAGTTAGCAGCAGACTTTGGCATCACTCAAGGGCACAAAACCGTTACGCCTCAGATTGAGCAAGGCAGCTACGATTTCTATCGCGGCTTTTTGCGGGGGCTATTTGATGCCGATGGCAGCGTGCAGGGCAGCCAAGCTAAGGGCATCAGCGTGCGGCTAGCCCAGAGTAACCTCAGCATCCTAGAAGCAGTGCAGCGGATGCTGGCTCGCTTGGGCATCATTGCCAAACTCTACCAAGAACGGCGGCCCGCCGGCGATCGCTTGTTGCCCGACAGCGATCGCAATCTAGCGCCTTATCCCTGCCAAGCCCAGCATGAGCTGATTATTGCAAAGGACAACCTCCAGGTCTTCCAGCAGCTCATCGGCTTCCAAGAACCAGCCAAAGCCGCAAAGCTAGCCGATCTGCTAGACGGCTACAAACGCAACCTCAACCGCGAGCGCTTTACAACCACCGTTGCCGACGTGGTGGCGGATGGCGTGGAAGCTGTGTATGACTGTACCGTACCCGGGCCAAACCGCTTCGACGCTAACGGCTTTGTTGCCCACAACTGTGGGGAGATTATTGGTCAACAGTTCCATTGCAACTTGGCTGAGATCCACCTCAATCAACTGGATCCCAACAACCTCCAAGAGCAAGAAGCAGCCTTTACGGCGGGTGCGCTGGCAGTGGCAACCTTGTTGAACCATCAGTTTGTAGAACCACGCTACCGGCAGTCACGCCTTGAAGACCCAATTGTGGGAGTGAGCTTCACGGGATTGTTTGACTTCTTCGTCAACGCCTTTGGCGTCGAGTGGTTGCACTGGTGGACAGAGGGACGTCCTGATACCGTACGCGGTCTAGAGTTCAAGGCTCAAGAGCAGGCCTATCTCTCACGATGGAAAGATATTGTCCATCAGGTGGTCTGGGACTATTGCGATCGCCACGGCATCAAGCGCCCCAATCGCTGTACAACCGTGCAGCCAGCGGGGACGAAGTCGCTGTTGACCGGAGCCTCACCTGGCTGGCATCCGCCCAAGGCCCAGCGGTTCATTCGGCGGATCACTTTCCGCAAGGATGACCCCGTGGCCCTAGCCTGCCGCGACTATGGCTATTCTCTGATTCCGTCCCAGTCGGACAAGGACGAAACCGGCAACTTGCTGAACGATCCGTTTGATCCCCGCTGTACGGAATGGTTGGTAGAACTGCCGGTGGAAGTACCCTGGGCTAATATCCCTGGGGCCGACCAAGTAGACATCTCGAAGTTCTCAGCCCTAGCTCAGTTTGATTTCTACATGCAGGTGCAGCAGCATTACACAACCCACAACACCAGCGCCACCATCGAACTGCGGGAGCCGGAAATTGAGCCCCTAGCCACTCGTATCTATGAGGCGATTCGGGATGACCAAGGCTATATTTCCGCCGCTCTGCTGGCACGGTTTGATGACCTACAAACTTTCCCGCGCTTGCCCTTCGAGCCGGTTGACAAAGCCACCTACGAAGAACTACGACAGCAAGTCCTCCAACGGCAGCAGACTGATGATTTCTATGCGGCGCTCTGTCGCTATGATGCGGGCGAGCTGATGGAAGCTGGGCCGGCGGGCTGCGATTCGGATAAGTGCATGATGCCGGAACAGAAGCCCGGCTAA
- a CDS encoding pentapeptide repeat-containing protein — protein MNDLEKCYKVLGLRPGATAEDVRQAYKKLAFLWHPDRAPKDEPERVAEAQEKLKELNYARDRLRSHHAHNWHRSRKSAERSTASTAPNPSYSPPPKPPYSPPPYQPPPRPTYQPSPSAQSDAASYSSYQTPRYAQPSPRPYYHPPQSYYPPPPSHYAAYRPYSQTPPHAYYQPPTPPSPRPNGSGVGQSLKGANLSGRDLQEKDLSGQNLSGANLSGANLSDTFLHKIDLSGANLQGAKLFRANLLQANLRNANLRDTNLIGADLSGADLSGADLTGAKVGFGDQVMVKTVGANLSGTIMPNGSVYH, from the coding sequence ATGAACGACCTAGAAAAATGCTACAAGGTTCTGGGGTTGCGGCCGGGCGCAACGGCAGAGGATGTACGGCAAGCCTATAAAAAGCTGGCCTTTTTGTGGCACCCCGATCGCGCTCCCAAGGATGAACCGGAGCGAGTGGCTGAGGCCCAGGAAAAGCTGAAGGAGTTGAACTACGCCCGTGATCGGTTGCGATCGCACCATGCCCATAATTGGCATCGGTCGAGGAAAAGTGCTGAGCGATCGACCGCGAGCACTGCACCCAATCCATCCTATTCGCCCCCGCCTAAGCCACCCTATTCACCACCACCCTACCAACCACCACCGCGCCCCACCTATCAACCCAGTCCATCTGCCCAGTCCGATGCCGCATCCTATTCGTCCTACCAAACGCCGCGCTACGCCCAACCCTCCCCCCGTCCTTACTACCATCCTCCCCAGTCCTACTACCCACCGCCCCCTAGCCACTACGCGGCCTATCGTCCCTATTCGCAAACGCCGCCCCATGCCTACTATCAACCGCCGACACCACCCTCCCCCCGTCCCAATGGCAGTGGCGTTGGGCAGAGCTTGAAGGGGGCAAACCTCAGCGGTCGGGATTTGCAAGAAAAGGATCTGTCTGGTCAAAATCTCAGTGGCGCAAACCTGAGTGGTGCCAATCTCAGCGACACCTTTCTCCACAAAATTGATCTATCTGGCGCTAATTTGCAGGGCGCTAAGCTCTTTCGGGCTAATTTACTCCAGGCCAATTTGCGCAATGCCAATCTGCGGGACACCAACCTGATTGGTGCTGACTTGAGCGGTGCTGATCTGAGTGGTGCTGACCTCACGGGGGCAAAGGTCGGTTTTGGTGACCAGGTTATGGTCAAAACCGTTGGCGCAAATCTCAGCGGCACGATCATGCCCAATGGCTCGGTGTATCACTAA
- a CDS encoding N-acetylmannosamine-6-phosphate 2-epimerase, whose amino-acid sequence MVQSSDWQSRLQGGLVVSCQAPATSPLHHPSVIAAMAEAAVLQGALGVRIDSPAHIEAVRPRISAPIIGLWKQQIPNCDVYITPQIVHANAIAQAGADIIAIDATTRPRPDGETVAALVNHIHHQLHKPVMADVDTLEAAIAAVEAGADCVGTTLYGYTAETQHLKPPGFELLKDLVQHLSVPIICEGGIASPQMARQSLELGATCVVVGTAITGIDLLVQAYCKTLYS is encoded by the coding sequence ATGGTTCAGTCTTCCGATTGGCAATCCAGGTTGCAGGGTGGTTTGGTGGTGTCTTGCCAAGCACCAGCCACCTCGCCCCTCCACCATCCCTCGGTGATTGCCGCTATGGCTGAAGCCGCTGTGCTACAGGGTGCCTTGGGGGTGCGGATTGATAGTCCTGCCCATATCGAGGCCGTCCGCCCGCGCATCTCCGCGCCGATTATTGGCCTCTGGAAGCAGCAGATTCCCAACTGCGACGTCTACATCACGCCGCAGATCGTTCACGCCAACGCGATCGCCCAGGCGGGAGCCGACATCATTGCCATTGACGCCACGACGCGACCACGCCCTGACGGGGAGACGGTGGCCGCTCTGGTTAATCACATTCACCATCAACTGCACAAGCCGGTCATGGCCGATGTGGACACCCTAGAAGCAGCGATCGCCGCTGTAGAAGCTGGAGCCGATTGTGTTGGTACCACCCTCTACGGCTATACTGCTGAAACTCAACACCTAAAACCACCTGGCTTTGAGTTGCTCAAGGATTTGGTTCAGCATCTTTCCGTACCCATCATCTGCGAAGGCGGCATTGCCTCCCCCCAGATGGCTCGCCAGTCCCTAGAGTTGGGGGCGACCTGTGTGGTGGTGGGCACGGCGATCACCGGCATTGATCTTTTAGTGCAGGCCTATTGCAAGACGCTGTATTCGTGA
- a CDS encoding BON domain-containing protein translates to MGFLSRMLGTGAKTAQSGTSSAASSAASSAASSISSGKSLGSQANAAKATSNTGAAKANKPPETIPPERVGLNGEYDDSGLAKRVAQSFDQDDQLDDVDTLFVAQTSSTVVLKGTVPSQGILNRMVTVARGVRGATAVDTSQVTVG, encoded by the coding sequence ATGGGATTTTTAAGTCGAATGTTGGGGACTGGGGCAAAAACAGCCCAATCAGGTACTAGTAGCGCTGCCTCTAGCGCTGCTTCTAGTGCGGCATCGTCCATATCATCAGGCAAGTCGTTGGGCAGTCAAGCCAATGCGGCAAAAGCCACAAGCAACACCGGAGCTGCCAAGGCAAATAAGCCGCCCGAGACCATTCCCCCAGAGCGCGTCGGGCTCAATGGTGAGTATGACGACAGTGGTCTGGCGAAGCGCGTCGCCCAATCTTTTGATCAAGATGACCAACTGGATGATGTAGACACGTTGTTTGTAGCTCAAACCAGCAGCACGGTAGTTCTGAAAGGCACGGTGCCCAGCCAGGGCATTCTCAACCGCATGGTGACGGTGGCACGCGGGGTACGCGGGGCTACGGCCGTGGATACCAGCCAAGTGACGGTAGGCTAA